In one window of Clavelina lepadiformis chromosome 4, kaClaLepa1.1, whole genome shotgun sequence DNA:
- the LOC143453283 gene encoding uncharacterized protein LOC143453283, which produces MNGFCSTTEQPEGRNNLVQLPRSLFGSQRVLIANSSKLQLSLQLVGWGLLIGFGTDLVSVLAVIDIIANTANMPFPKFQVFLQSIFKCLKIHFLPLKSWAAIRLLVTDAR; this is translated from the coding sequence ATGAATGGATTTTGTAGCACGACTGAACAACCCGAGGGTAGAAACAATCTGGTTCAATTACCTCGCAGCCTGTTTGGATCACAAAGAGTTCTGATCGCCAATTCATCCAAGCTTCAACTTTCTTTGCAGTTGGTTGGTTGGGGTTTGTTGATTGGTTTTGGTACTGATTTGGTGTCTGTATTGGCTGTAATCGATATTATAGCGAATACTGCCAACATGCCATTTCCTAAATTTCAAGTGTTTTTGCAATCCATCTTTAAATGcttgaaaattcattttttaccTTTAAAGTCTTGGGCCGCCATCAGACTTTTAGTGACTGATGCGCGTTAA